The Verrucomicrobiia bacterium sequence TCACGCCACTGAGCGTGAAGCCCGACAGCGACGTGATGAAGCTCGCGGAGAAATATTACGCCGAACTTACAGCGAAAGGTGTGGATGTCATCCTCGACGACCGCGATGAACGGCCCGGGTTCAAGTTCAAGGATTCAGAGCTGGTCGGATTCCCCATCCGCATCGGCATCGGCGAGAAATCTCTGGCGAAGGGCGAGGTGGAGATCAAGCCGCGTGCCGGAGCGCTTGCTGCGGTGAAGAGTGAGGATGCCATCACGAAGGTGATGGAACTGATCGCCGCGGGTCAAACCGCCTAACCGATCGCCGCCATGCAACGCACGCTGCGCCAACCGGGCTTCTGGCTGGCGTGCGGGCTGATGGCGATTGGCATTGCGAGCCAGGGGATCCTGGCCGCAGTGCTGGCCCTGGTGGACATCGTGTGGCGGCAGGCGGGTTTCGGTGCCCTGCAGCTTGAGCGGGATCCGCTGGCGGAAGGCATCATCAATCTGCTGGCACTCGGGCTGGCGATCGGCGTCGGCCTGCTCGTCAACCGCCTCCCGCCGCGCCGCGCCTTTCCCTTCACCCCCATTCCACGTCCGGCGTGGGGCTGGTTCGTGTTGGTGGTCGTTGGGGCGGCCATCGTGCTGTCGGAGGTGGACAATCTATTCCGCTGGCTGCTGCCGCCGCCTCGCTGGGTGGTCGAGATGATGGCGGAGATTTTTCTGGTCCGGGGCCGGTTTGGCTCGATGTTTTTCACGATCGTCATCGTGGCGCCGGTGATGGAGGAGTTGCTGTTTCGCGGCCTCATTTTGCGGGGATTGCTTGGGCGGTTTCGTCCGTGGACGGCGGTGCTGATGAGCGCCATGCTGTTTGGTTTGATGCATGTGAACCCGTGGCAGATGGTGCCAACATTTTTTCTGGGATGGGTGTTCGGCTGGTTTTACCTGCGCACCGGTTCGCTGTGGCCCTGTGTAGCGGCTCACGCCCTCAACAATCTGCTGTTCCTGGTGGTGATCAGCGCGCCGTTTGGCTTGTGGCAGCCGACGCAGGCGGAGGAACTCGCAGCGGCGAGGTTTCAGCCGTGGTGGCTCGATGTCGTGGGCGGCGGCGTGCTGGCGCTGGGGCTCTGGCAGTTCCGGCGGGCCACGGCTGCGCTGGCGGACGAAGGGAGCGTTCATGACCGGCCAATGACTGCACCGGATTTGCCGCCCGTGTTGCCAACGTGATTGGTCTACCGGCGGGAACGCGGCTGTGCGTCGAGGGCGTTGCGGATGGCGCGGGCGAGCACATCCAAATTGTAGGGCTTCTGCACGAAGGTGATGTTCTTGTTTCCGCTCAGTTCATCCGAGATGTCGTCCACGCTGTAGCCGCTGGCGATGACGACGGGGAGGCGCGGCCGCTCCCGGATGAGTTGCTTGGCAAGGTCGCGGCCGCTCATGCCGCCAGGCATCACCATGTCCGTGAGCACAAGGTTGATGGCCCCGGACTCACTTTTCCACAAGGCCAGCGCCTCGGCGGCCGAGGCGGCCTGCAGGTGTTTGTAACCGAAACTTTCGAGGATTTGCACGGCCATCTCGCGCAGCTCCGGCTCATCTTCGACCACCAGAATGGTCTCGTCGCCGCCCGGGGCGGGCGCGTTGATGGGCAGTTCCTGCTGGATGACTTCCGTGTCCGGCTGCCGGGCGGCCACCGGCAAATACACGCTGAACGTGGTGCCGGTGCCGACTTCGCTGGCCACTTCCACCCAGCCTTCGTGTTGTTTGACGATGCCGTAAACCGTGGCGAGACCGAGCCCCGTGCCTTTGCCCACTTCCTTGGTTGTGAAGAACGGCTCGAAGATCCGGTTGATGGTTGCCTGATCCATGCCGGTGCCGGTGTCCGACACATCGAGGCGAATGAAGGTGCCCGGACGACCCTGCGGATGCAGGTGGATGTCCTCCTCGTTCAGCTGGGTGACCTTGGTGTGAATGCACACCGAACCGCCGGCGGGCATGGCATCGCGGGCGTTGACGACCAGATTCATGATCACCTGTTCGATTTCGTTTTTGTCACCGTCCATGCGCGGCAGGCTGGCGGTGGGGGAGAATTCGAGAATGACCGTTTCCCCGAGCAGCCGGCGGAGCATGTCACTCATGCCCTGCACCACCTGCGTCAAATCCAGCGGCACAGTCTGCTTCACGTTCTTGCGGGAAAACATGAGCAACTGGCGCGTCAACCCCGCCGCCCGCTCGGCCGCGAAGTAAATGGCCTCCGCCGAATCCTGGGCGCTGGCCGTGAGGCCGGCCTTTTTCAACAGGATGCCGGCGTGTCCCTGGATGACGGTCAGCATGTTGTTGAAATCATGCGCCACGCCGGCGGCCAGTTGACCGATGGCCAGCATCTTGTCCGCCTGCCGCAGACTGGCTTCGAGCTTCACCTGCTCCGTGGTGTCGGTGATGTAACAATGCACGAGGTGGTCCTGGGACACGGGATGAATCAGCCACGACAGTGTGCGCCCGTTCAGCTGGGTGTCGAAACTGAGGTGGTTCTGGCCGGATTCGAGGGCGTGATCCACCAGTTCGAGGACGTTCTCGGGCAGCAGTTCGCGCGGATGGGTGCGGCCGGTTTCGTGCGCGAGCTTGAACGCGGCATCATTGGCATAAGTGATCTTGCCGGACTGGGTGATTTCCACCGCGGGTGTCGGGTTCAACTGGGCGAACACCGCGCGCTTCTGGATTTCGGCCTCGGCCCGTTTG is a genomic window containing:
- a CDS encoding type II CAAX endopeptidase family protein; protein product: MQRTLRQPGFWLACGLMAIGIASQGILAAVLALVDIVWRQAGFGALQLERDPLAEGIINLLALGLAIGVGLLVNRLPPRRAFPFTPIPRPAWGWFVLVVVGAAIVLSEVDNLFRWLLPPPRWVVEMMAEIFLVRGRFGSMFFTIVIVAPVMEELLFRGLILRGLLGRFRPWTAVLMSAMLFGLMHVNPWQMVPTFFLGWVFGWFYLRTGSLWPCVAAHALNNLLFLVVISAPFGLWQPTQAEELAAARFQPWWLDVVGGGVLALGLWQFRRATAALADEGSVHDRPMTAPDLPPVLPT
- a CDS encoding ATP-binding protein, producing the protein MIRFSSLRARLVGTVFIAVVIGWLVAFIVGIEIAGFAAGLLALAAAWFGGERFIIRQVRVLLETTTRLARGNLSARTGFAHETGELGELARSIDRMAETLEERAREREAVDRALRTRAQQQTAVAALGQFALTTNDVDALMGQSVNLVSQTLEVDFCEVLEFDAHRHEFTLRASAGWKEGLVGQVLQEATPDSLPGCAIKLLEAIRVQNYHTDQRFPSSTLARSHGAVSGVTVPIIGQNRKRPYGVLGAHLAKPHEFTDDDEQFLRAVANLLAMTFDRKRAEAEIQKRAVFAQLNPTPAVEITQSGKITYANDAAFKLAHETGRTHPRELLPENVLELVDHALESGQNHLSFDTQLNGRTLSWLIHPVSQDHLVHCYITDTTEQVKLEASLRQADKMLAIGQLAAGVAHDFNNMLTVIQGHAGILLKKAGLTASAQDSAEAIYFAAERAAGLTRQLLMFSRKNVKQTVPLDLTQVVQGMSDMLRRLLGETVILEFSPTASLPRMDGDKNEIEQVIMNLVVNARDAMPAGGSVCIHTKVTQLNEEDIHLHPQGRPGTFIRLDVSDTGTGMDQATINRIFEPFFTTKEVGKGTGLGLATVYGIVKQHEGWVEVASEVGTGTTFSVYLPVAARQPDTEVIQQELPINAPAPGGDETILVVEDEPELREMAVQILESFGYKHLQAASAAEALALWKSESGAINLVLTDMVMPGGMSGRDLAKQLIRERPRLPVVIASGYSVDDISDELSGNKNITFVQKPYNLDVLARAIRNALDAQPRSRR